The following are encoded in a window of Peromyscus leucopus breed LL Stock chromosome X, UCI_PerLeu_2.1, whole genome shotgun sequence genomic DNA:
- the LOC114695777 gene encoding LOW QUALITY PROTEIN: endoplasmin-like (The sequence of the model RefSeq protein was modified relative to this genomic sequence to represent the inferred CDS: inserted 1 base in 1 codon; substituted 1 base at 1 genomic stop codon): MRVLWALGLCCVLLTFRFVRADDEVDVDGTVEEDLGKSREGSRTDDEVVQREEEAIQLDGLNASQIRELREKSEKFAFQAEVNRMMKLIINSLYKNXIFLRELISNASDALDKIRLISLTDENALARNEELTVKIKCDKEKNLLHVTDTGVGMTREELYETLGTIAKSGTSEFLNKMTEAQEDGQSTSELIGQFGVGFYSAFLVADKVIVTSKHNNDTQHIWETDSNEFSVIADPRGNTLGRGTTITLVLKEEASDYLELDTIKNLVRKYSQFINFPIYVWSSKTETVEEPLEEDEAAKEEKEESDDEAAVEEEEEEKKPKTKKVEKTVWDWELMNDIKPIWQRPSKEVEEDEYKAFYKSFSKESDDPMAYVHFTAEGEVTFKSILFVPTSAARGLFDEYGSKKSDYIKLYVRRVFITDDFHDTMPKYLNFVKGVVDSDDLPLNVSRETLQQHKLLKVIRKNLVRKTLDMIKKIADEKYNDTFWKEFGTNIKLGVVEDHSNRTRLAKLLRFQSSHHAPDITSLDQYVERMKEKQDKIYFMAGSSRKEAESSPFVERLLKKGYEVIYLTEPVDEYCIQALPEFDGKRFQNVAKEGVKYDESEKTKENREATEKEFEPLLTWMKDKALKDKIEKAVVSQRLTESPCALVASQYGWSGNMERIMKAQAYQTGKDISTNYYASQKKTFEINPRHPLIRDMLRRVKEDEEDKTVLDLAVVLFETATLRSGYLLPDTKAXGDRIEKMLRLSLNIDPEAQVEEEQEEEPDDTTEDTEQDKEEEVDAGTEEEEEEETAKESTAEKDEL; the protein is encoded by the exons ATGAGGGTCCTCTGGGCACTAGGTCTCTGCTGCGTCCTGCTGACCTTCAGGTTTGTTAGAGCTGACGATGAAGTCGATGTGGATGGTACAGTAGAAGAGGACCTGGGTAAAAGCAGAGAAGGTTCAAGGACAGATGATGAAGTtgtgcagagagaggaagaagctaTTCAGTTGGATGGGTTAAACGCATCACAAATAAGAGAACTTagagaaaaatctgaaaagtTTGCTTTCCAAGCCGAAGTTAACAGGATGATGAAACTCATCATCAACTCTTtgtataaaa agattttcctGAGAGAACTGATTTCAAATGCTTCCGATGCTTTAGACAAGATAAGGCTCATCTCACTAACTGATGAGAATGCCCTGGCTAGGAATGAAGAGTTAACGGTCAAGATTAAGTGTGATAAAGAGAAGAACCTGCTGCATGTCACAGACACTGGTGTAGGAATGACCAGAGAGGAGCTGTATGAAACCCTTGGTACCATTGCCAAATCTGGAACAAgtgaatttttaaacaaaatgacaGAGGCCCAAGAAGACGGCCAGTCGACTTCTGAACTGATTGGCCAGTTTGGTGTCGGTTTTTATTCTGCCTTCCTTGTAGCAGATAAGGTCATTGTCACGTCCAAACACAACAATGACACCCAGCACATCTGGGAGACAGACTCCAATGAGTTCTCTGTCATCGCTGACCCCAGAGGAAACACACTAGGTCGGGGGACGACAATCACTCTTGTCTTAAAAGAAGAGGCGTCTGATTACCTTGAATTGGACACAATTAAAAATCTCGTCAGGAAGTATTCTCAGTTCATCAACTTCCCCATCTACGTATGGAGTAGCAAGACCGAGACCGTCGAGGAGCCCCTGGAGGAAGACGAAGCAgctaaagaagagaaggaagaatctgACGATGAAGctgcagtggaggaggaggaggaagaaaagaaaccaaagaccAAGAAAGTTGAAAAAACAGTTTGGGATTGGGAACTTATGAATGATATCAAACCAATATGGCAGAGACCATCCAAAGAAGTAGAAGAGGATGAATACAAAGCTTTCTACAAATCCTTTTCAAAGGAAAGTGATGATCCCATGGCTTATGTCCACTTTACTGCAGAAGGGGAAGTCACCTTCAAATCAATTTTATTTGTGCCCACATCTGCGGCTCGTGGTCTGTTTGATGAATATGGATCCAAGAAGAGCGATTATATTAAGCTGTATGTGCGCCGAGTATTCATCACAGATGACTTCCATGATACGATGCCCAAGTACCTTAATTTTGTCAAAGGTGTTGTGGATTCAGATGATCTCCCTCTCAATGTTTCCCGTGAGACTCTTCAGCAACATAAACTCCTCAAGGTGATAAGGAAGAATCTTGTCCGGAAAACTCTGGACATGATCAAGAAGATTGCTGATGAGAAGTACAACGATACTTTCTGGAAGGAGTTCGGCACCAACATCAAGCTTGGCGTGGTTGAAGACCACTCAAACCGCACACGGCTTGCGAAGCTCCTGAGGTTCCAGTCTTCTCACCACGCACCTGACATCACTAGTCTAGACCAGTATGtggagagaatgaaggaaaaaCAGGACAAGATCTACTTCATGGCTGGGTCAAGCAGGAAAGAGGCTGAATCTTCTCCGTTTGTTGAGAGGCTGCTGAAAAAGGGCTATGAGGTTATCTACCTCACAGAGCCCGTGGATGAATACTGCATTCAGGCCCTTCCTGAGTTTGATGGGAAGAGGTTCCAGAACGTTGCCAAAGAAGGAGTGAAGTATGACGAAAGCgagaagacaaaggaaaaccGGGAGGCCACAGAGAAGGAGTTTGAGCCTCTGCTCACCTGGATGAAGGACAAGGCCCTTAAGGACAAGATTGAAAAGGCCGTGGTATCGCAGCGTCTCACAGAGTCTCCCTGTGCTCTTGTGGCCAGCCAGTATGGATGGTCTGGCAACATGGAGAGGATTATGAAGGCACAGGCATACCAGACGGGCAAAGACATCTCCACAAATTACTATGCCagtcagaagaaaacatttgaaattaaTCCCAGACATCCACTGATCAGAGACATGCTTCGGCGGGTtaaggaggatgaagaggacaagactgtcctggatcttgctgtcgTTTTGTTTGAAACAGCAACACTCCGGTCAGGGTATCTTCTACCAGACACCAAGGCATAGGGAGACAGAATAGAAAAAATGCTTCGCCTCAGTTTAAACATTGACCCTGAAGCACAGGtggaagaagagcaggaagaagagccaGATGACACAACAGAAGACACGGAGcaagacaaagaggaagaggtggatgcaggcacagaagaggaggaggaggaagaaacagcaAAGGAATCTACAGCAGAAAAGGATGAATTGTAA